From the Solanum pennellii chromosome 4, SPENNV200 genome, one window contains:
- the LOC107016260 gene encoding uncharacterized protein LOC107016260, translated as MEKRKFVVKELLKDKKLWFASFLIVWAAGLQGHMMWLQRQDSFKDKFGNLKNEGTDQQELADNQ; from the exons ATGGAGAAGAGAAAATTTGTAGTGAAGGAACTTCTCAAGGACAAGAAACTCTGGTTCGCTTCATTCCTCATTGTCTGGGCTGCTGGTCTCCAg GGGCATATGATGTGGTTGCAGAGGCAAGATTCTTTCAAGGACAAGTTTGGGAACCTAAAAAATGAAGGCACAGATCAACAGGAGCTGGCAGATAATCAATGA
- the LOC107017233 gene encoding U-box domain-containing protein 21-like, whose amino-acid sequence MISTWRKKRASKRSNTKKQIEEKTMELLMVPSHFKCPISLDLMSDPVTLSTGITYDRVSIETWIENGNQTCPITKKVLNTLEPIPNHTMRKMIQEWCVANKEYGIERIPTPRIPVTSSEVTGILRKIDSCSKLEQGSESSRELVMKMRNMIKESTRNKRCFVANGAGKMLSSTLDCFTEKSSVYEVETMEEILSTLTILLPLDSESKSILGSKSSLNCMIWFLKCGSLSSRRNSVFLLKEIMRMEEIWRVEELLKIDGGLESLVKLIKEPICPTTTKASLLTIYHMVNSSQLSNDKARSKFVDLGLVELLIETLVDCEKSICEKVLGILARLCNSQEGRKRANNYALTIPVLIKKLLRVSDLATEFSVSILWKLFIGKNDNVVLINEALQVGAFQKLLLLIQVGCGENTKEKASELLKLLNLHRGEVECIDSLDLKNLKRPF is encoded by the coding sequence atgatttcAACATGGAGGAAGAAAAGAGCATCAAAGAGGAGTAACACAAAGaaacaaattgaagaaaaaacgATGGAGTTGTTAATGGTTCCTAGCCATTTCAAGTGTCCAATATCATTAGATTTGATGAGTGATCCTGTGACGTTGTCGACGGGGATCACGTACGATCGTGTGAGTATCGAGACATGGATCGAAAATGGAAATCAAACATGTCCCATCACTAAAAAAGTGTTGAACACACTTGAGCCAATTCCTAATCACACCATGAGGAAAATGATCCAAGAATGGTGTGTTGCGAATAAAGAATATGGGATCGAGAGGATCCCAACTCCAAGAATCCCCGTTACCTCATCAGAGGTAACGGGGATTCTTAGAAAGATCGATTCTTGCTCCAAATTGGAGCAAGGCTCAGAGTCTAGTCGCGAACTAGTAATGAAAATGAGGAATATGATAAAGGAAAGTACAAGGAATAAACGTTGTTTTGTTGCAAATGGTGCAGGGAAGATGTTATCATCTACACTTGATTGTTTTACGGAGAAATCATCCGTTTATGAAGTTGAAACAATGGAAGAAATTTTATCAACTTTGACAATATTATTGCCTCTAGATAGTGAGTCCAAGTCAATTCTTGGATCAAAATCATCTTTAAATTGCATGATTTGGTTCTTGAAATGTGGAAGTTTATCGAGCCGGAGAAATTCAGTGTTTTTGCTTAAAGAAATCATGAGAATGGAAGAAATATGGAGAGTTGAAGAGTTACTAAAGATTGATGGAGGTTTAGAATCATTAGTGAAGTTAATAAAAGAGCCAATTTGTCCTACAACTACAAAAGCTTCTTTATTAACAATTTACCATATggttaattcatcacaattgtcAAATGACAAAGCAAGATCAAAATTTGTTGATTTGGGGTTAGTGGAATTGCTTATAGAGACACTTGTGGATTGTGAAAAGAGCATATGTGAAAAAGTATTGGGAATTTTGGCTAGACTTTGCAACTCACAAGAAGGGAGAAAAAGGGCTAATAATTATGCCTTAACTATTCCTGTTTTGATCAAGAAATTATTGAGAGTTTCAGATTTAGCTACTGAATTTTCAGTTTCAATATTATGGAAGTTATTTATTGGGAAGAATGATAATGTTGTGCTTATTAATGAAGCACTTCAAGTTGGTGCATTTCAAAAGCTATTGTTACTAATACAAGTTGGTTGTGGTGAAAATACTAAGGAGAAAGCAAGTGagttgttgaaattgttgaatttacaTAGAGGTGAGGTAGAGTGTATTGATTCTTTGGATTTGAAGAACCTAAAGAGGCCATTCTGA